The Pyrenophora tritici-repentis strain M4 chromosome 10, whole genome shotgun sequence genome contains a region encoding:
- a CDS encoding F-box domain containing protein encodes MAQISDLPNELLFNIAWFLITGHISDVRALLHLCRVSRQFCGIAQPALYTCVRMAVPVEGPLKPLKLFFRTIIERPPLAQKTRKLALLDDWGVLAMLPNLQHLHYTAEIGPPHALVRRLHELRVLNPTFLSKLKTFHLNKQWEDGPVDIHDYIPFMEYPSFEKFSSENDVPDTPDEPYAINTLTRTAADLAWWSGAFYTMRRLLDACPRLTAFELIIPDESRYAWHFDRAHQPVVTPRELVKALLDTHRQNLKSLTLDFHHIYDLSDPNLQDEIEDLEDCNYTYPSFRGFKSLSHMSIEFEKLNKASHLPASLETLNLRFCRFDDLNTALLSDLVYLKYTWCPIIRVITVTGMEVDEVMQTCYVSFLHENEEATLVIIKLGAGVPSRIRVELEKAGGHAATMSLLG; translated from the exons ATGGCCCAGATCTCCGATTTACCCAACGAGCTCCTTTTCAACATTGCTTGGTTTCTCATAACAGGCCATATTTCCGACGTTAGAGCGCTGCTTCACCTATGCCGTGTCTCACGCCAGTTCTGTGGGATTGCGCAGCCAGCACTCTACACATGTGTTCGGATGGCAGTACCAGTGGAAGGCCCTCTGAAACCTCTCAAACTCTTCTTCCGAACCATAATTGAACGTCCGCCGCTGGCTCAGAAGACGCGAAAACTTGCTTTGCTCGATGACTGGGGC GTTCTAGCTATGCTCCCGAATCTACAGCATCTCCACTATACAGCTGAAATTGGGCCACCGCACGCCTTGGTACGACGTCTTCATGAATTGCGGGTCCTCAATCCCACATTCTTATCCAAGCTGAAAACGTTCCATTT GAACAAACAGTGGGAGGACGGCCCAGTCGACATACACGACTACATACCCTTTATGGAATACCCATCATTCGAAAAGTTCTCCTCTGAGAATGATGTACCAGACACGCCGGACGAGCCTTACGCAATCAATACTCTGACGCGTACAGCTGCGGATTTGGCCTGGTGGTCAGGAGCGTTTTATACAATGCGACGACTACTAGATGCATGTCCGCGTTTGACTGCGTTTGAGCTGATCATTCCAGACGAGAGTCGTTACGCGTGGCATTTCGATAGAGCCCACCAACCGGTGGTCACACCGCGAGAACTTGTCAAGGCATTGCTTGACACGCACAGGCAAAATCTAAAGTCCCTTACATTGGATTTTCATCACATCTACGATCTCAGTGATCCAAATCTTCAAGACGAGATTGAGGACTTGGAAGACTGCAATTACACCTACCCATCCTTCCGCGGCTTTAAGAGTCTCTCGCATATGTCAATCGAGTTCGAGAAGCTTAACAAAGCTAGCCATCTCCCTGCGTCGCTAGAGACGTTGAACCTGCGTTTTTGCCGGTTTGATGACCTGAACACTGCCTTGCTCAGCGATTTGGTTTATCTAAAGTATACGTGGTGTCCGATTATCAGAGTCATTACTGTGACTGGTATGGAAGTGGATGAGGTAATGCAAACCTGTTATGTATCATTTCTTCATGAAAACGAAGAAGCTACCTTGGTTATTATAAAGCTTGGTGCAGGCGTTCCATCTCGGATCAGGGTCGAGTTAGAGAAGGCGGGAGGCCATGCGGCGACGATGAGTTTGCTAGGTTGA